One part of the Excalfactoria chinensis isolate bCotChi1 chromosome 8, bCotChi1.hap2, whole genome shotgun sequence genome encodes these proteins:
- the RNF2 gene encoding E3 ubiquitin-protein ligase RING2 isoform X2 encodes MSQAVQTNGTQPLSKTWELSLYELQRTPQEAITDGLEIVVSPRSLHSELMCPICLDMLKNTMTTKECLHRFCADCIITALRSGNKECPTCRKKLVSKRSLRPDPNFDALISKIYPSRDEYEAHQERVLARISKHNNQQALSHSIEEGLKIQAMNRLQRGKKQQIENGSGAEDNGDSSHCSNASTHSNQEAGPSNKRTKTSDDSGLELDNSNAAVAIDPVLDGASEIELVFRPHPTLMENDDSAQTRYIKTSGNATVDHLSKYLAVRLALEELRSRGESNQMNLDTASEKQYTIYIATANGQFTVLNGSFSLELVSEKYWKVNKPMELYYAPTKEHK; translated from the exons ATGTCTCAAGCTGTGCAGACCAACGGGACACAGCCTTTAAGCAAGACCTGGGAACTAAGCTTGTATGAGTTGCAAAGAACACCTCAG GAAGCGATCACCGATGGCTTGGAAATCGTGGTGTCACCCAGGAGCCTGCACAGTGAACTCATGTGTCCCATTTGTTTGGATATGTTAAAAAATACCATGACGACAAAAGAGTGTTTGCATCGTTTCTGTGCTGACTGTATCATCACGGCCCTCAGGAGCGG CAACAAAGAATGTCCCACGTGTCGTAAAAAGCTGGTGTCAAAAAGATCGCTGCGACCTGATCCCAATTTTGATGCTCTCATCAGTAAAATATATCCAAGCCGTGATGAATATGAAGCACATCAGGAGAGAGTACTAGCAAGAATCAGTAAACACAATAACCAGCAAGCTTTAAGTCACAGCATTGAGGAAGGGCTAAAGATTCAGGCTATGAACAG GTTACAGAGGGGCAAGAAACAACAGATTGAAAATGGCAGTGGAGCAGAAGATAACGGTGACAGTTCACACTGCAGCAATGCCTCAACCCACAGCAATCAGGAAGCAGGGCCTAGTAATAAGAGGACCAAAACATCAGATGATTCTGGCCTAGAACTGGACAATAGCAACGCAGCTGTGGCCATAGATCCGGTGCTGGATGGTGCCAGTGAAATAGAATTAGTCTTCAGGCCTCATCCTACCCTCATGGAGAATGATGACAGTGCACAGACGAG ATACATCAAGACCTCAGGCAACGCCACTGTTGATCACTTGTCCAAGTACCTAGCTGTGAGATTGGCTCTGGAAGAGCTTCGGAGCAGAGGCGAATCAAACCAGATGAATCTTGACACGGCCAGTGAGAAGCAGTATACTATTTACATAGCTACTGCCAATGGACAGTTCACT